The Christiangramia forsetii KT0803 DNA segment ATATCAGCGGGTAGATGCTTATGGTAAAACGCCTTTTAGGATTATTGCTGACAGTGCTTCTTTTCAGGCGAATAATGTGACCCTGCAAATAAAAATGATAGATGAGCTCAGATTTAATTTGAAAACTCAAATTCCTGCTAATTTATCAAGAACAAATTACCTAACCCAGGAAACTGACAACAGAACTGTAGAGGCCAGGGAGTTTGACAGAAACTTTAAAATAGGGGAATATTTAAGTCTGCCATTTTTTACCGGATATTTAGAAAGGACTGCTAATTCATTACAGCCCGGAAAAGTGTATTATATAAGTTTTTTAAATTTTGATGGAGCAGTAGGGAGGTATCGCGGGGTTAATATCCAGCCTCAGTCTAATGGATCTTCAGTATTAAATTTGAGTCAGGTTGGGCTAAACAAGTCCAGGTTGGTAGATTACCTAAATGGTTCAGTCGCCGTATTGAGTAAAAATATGCTGGAGCGTAAGAATCTATTTGCTACCAAAACAATTCGCTTTATAGATAGTAGTCTGGCGGTGCAGGCGGAGCAATTGAAAGAGGTTCAGGATGAGCTTAATAATTTTCGAAATAGCAATACGATATTAGATATATCTGCGGAAAGTTCAGAGTTGACAGGGAAATTGTCCAACCTCGATGCCCGTAAGGAAACTATTAGAAGGCAATTGGCTTATTATGATAATTTAGAAGAATATCTTCAAACAAGAGAAGATTATTCCAATGTTCCAGCTCCTTCAGTAGCTGGAATTTCAGAAGGAAGCATAGCCTCTGGTGTATCTAAAATCATTCAACTTGCAGAAGAGCGCAGTAATTATCAATATACCCTAAAAGAAAACTCTCCGGTATTCGATGATATAGATCGTCAAATTAATTCGATAAAATCTATCCTTTTAGAGAATATTAGTTCTTCTAAAGGTCTTATAAGGTCAGAATTACGAGATGTGAATTCCCAGATCTCCAGATTTGAAGAAGAGGTACGAAAACTACCCCAAGAAGAACAGGATTTGCTCAAAATTCAAAGAAAATACGCCATTAATGAGCGCACCTATAATATGTTTCTTGAAAAACGCAGCGAAGCTGGCCTGATAAAAGCAGCGAATGTAAGCGATGTTTTAGTGATTGATAAAGCTAAGGATACCGGAGGCGGAAGAATTGGGCCTGATACTCAACTTAATTATGTTATGGCGGTGATGGTGGGAGGCTTGATACCACTTACTTTTGTTTTTCTTTTAGTATTTCTCAATACCAATGTGCATAATGCCCAGGAAATAACACGATTATCGCCAATTCCTATTTTAGGACTTATTGGAAAAAACAAAACGGATGGTAATCTGGCTGTTTTTACTTCTCCAAAGTCGTCTATTGCTGAAAGTTTTCGAGGATTACGCTCCAGCCTGCAATTTATGTACAAAAGGCAGGGGGTTACAGGCTCCAAAACAGTTATGATCACTTCTTCTGTATCAGGTGAGGGTAAAACTTTTTGTGCCATGAACCTGGCCACGGTTTTCGCGCTTAGTGAAAAGAAAACTGTGCTGGTAGGAGTAGATCTTAGAAAACCGAAAATTTTTGACGATTTTGAGTTAAACAATGATTTAGGGATAGTAAATTATCTGATAGATCAGGCTACACCCGAAGAAATAATTCAACAGAGCAAAATCCCTTATTTAGATGTGATTACTTCAGGCCCGGTTCCTCCCAATCCATCTGAATTGTTACTTACAAAGAAGATGGATGATTTGATCCTGGACTTAAAAAAAGAATATGATTATATAATTTTAGATACCCCGCCCATCGGGATGGTCGCAGATGCTTTAAACCTTGTAAAACATGCCGATGCAACACTATATATGATTAGACAGGATTACACGAAAAGAGGAATGTTAGAGACTATCAATCAGAAATATGCCAAAGGTGAAATTAAAAATATCAGCTTTGTATTAAACCACTTTGTACACAGTGCTAAATATGGTTATGGTTATGGTTATGGCTATGGCTACGGTTATGGTTATGGATACAATAAATACGCAAAAGGATATTATGGAGCGGCACCTAGTAGAATATCTCAAATTAGAGCTTCCTGGAAAAAGTTTATGAGGAATTTTGAATGATTCTAGTGGAGAGTGAAGAGTGAAGAGTGAGGGGTGAGGAGTTAAGGGTGAAGTGTTAAGGGTGAAGAAAAAATGGAAATAGAATAAATGAATCATAAAGATCTGGATGTTTGGAAAAGAAGTATGGATTTGGTGGAAGAGATTTATAAAATCACTTCCAATTTTCCTTCCTCAGAAATATATGGTTTGACAAACCAGCTTAGGAGAGCATCAGTGTCTATTCCTTCAAATATAGCCGAGGGAGCTTCCCGAAAAGGTGATAAAGAACTGCTTTATTTTGTAAATGTGGCAATCGGCTCCATTGCCGAAATTGAAACTCAATTATTAATTTCAATAAGGTTAAAATATATTAATGAAGAAAATGACATCTTTGAATCAGTTATAGAAGTTCGTAAGTTATTACTTGGTTTCAGAAATTATTTAAATAAGAAGTAATGCATATGATTTTTAGCTCACTTCACCCTTCACTCCTCACTCTTCACTATATATTGTAATGAGCGAAGCGAAAGAATCTGACTGGCTATATGAGATAACTCCTAAGCGCAAGCTGATAGAGCTCAATTTTAAAGAGATCTGGCGATATCGTGATTTGCTAATTCTTTTTGTAAAGCGTAATATAGTTACCGTTTATAAGCAGACCATTCTTGGACCTTTATGGTATTTTATACAACCCATGTTTACGGCAATAACATTTACGCTGGTTTTTAATAATATTGCAAATATTCCAACGGGGGATGTCCCTCCATTTCTTTTTAACCTGGCAGGAATTACTGCGTGGAATTATTTTAGCCAGTGCTTTACGGGTACCTCCGATACTTTTAGGGCAAATGCAGGTATTTTTGGAAAAGTCTATTTCCCGAGAGTTATTATGCCGTTATCTAACGTGATCACCAACCTTTTTAAGTTCGGAATTCAGATGGGGGTATTAATTGTAGTCTATTTATATGTGATCTGGAGTGGGACAGATATAAGCCCTAACTCAAATCTGTTCTTGTTTCCGGTATATGTACTAATGATGGCTTTATTAGGATTGGGACTAGGGATGACTATTTCTGCCCTTACTACTAAATACCGGGATTTATCTGTTTTAGTAGGATTTGCCACTTCTTTACTGGTGTATTTTTCTGCGGTGCCTTACCCATTAAGTGAAGTTTCCGAGAAAATGCCAGAATGGGACTGGGTGGTAAAATATAATCCTTTAACCCAGATCATTGAAGGCTTTCGATATATGATCCTGGATACCGGGATATTTACCTGGTCGGGTTTCTTTTATACGCTCACCTTATCAATTGTTTTATTTCTTTTTGGTCTGGTGATATTTAATAGGACTGAAAAGAATTTTATAGACACGGTTTAAGAGTGAAGAGTGAAGAGTGAGGAGTGAGGAGTGAGGAGTGAAAGAGTGAGGAGTGAAGGGTGAAGAGTCGGAATTCTTGAGAAATTGAATTTATTATTTAGACCACTAACAACATACTGTAAACCACGAATAACTGATAATAGACAAATGCCCGGAACAAAAAAAATACCTCTTTTCTGGTGGAGTGAAACCCGTTTAATGGGTAAAAAAAGGGAGAATTATGGAGATTTGTTATCTAAATATATTGTCGAAAAAATATCGGAAAGGGAGGCTAATTGGGTTCATCCAAAAAAACAAGCCTGGTACAAACTCAACAAATCCCATTATCTTGCCATAGGAAGTATTCTGGCCCAGGCGACCAGCGATAGTATAGTGTGGGGTAGTGGTATTGTGGATCGAAAGCATAAAATTGCAAATTCAAGGTTTTATGCGGTCAGAGGACCGGAAACCAGAAAATATTTAATAGAACAGGGGTTGGACTGCCCGGAGGTATATGGAGATCCCGCAATTTTGTTGCCAGATCTTTACTCTCCCAGGATTGAAAAAGAGTATAAATTAGGTATCATCCCACATTATGTGGATTTTGAAAAAATCTCAGCAAAATATCAAAATGTGGAAGGAGTTAGAGTAATTAATATGATGACGCTGGATGTTGAAAATACAACCGATGAAATTCTGACCTGTAGTAAGATCATTTCATCTTCACTACATGGAGTCATTGTGCCTCATGCTTTTGGAATTCCTGCTTTATGGATGCAGTTCTCTGATGCTGTTTTTGGTGATAATATTAAATATAAAGACTATTTTAGGTCTGTAGGTATAGAAGATTATGATATACCATATGATCACGACGGGATAAGTATAGAAAAAATGTTAGGCTTTTTTATAAAAAATAGAACTTTACCGGCTAACAATCGAATAAAAGAATTGCAAAAGGGACTTTTGGAGCATTGTCCATTCAAGAAAGGCGAATTAGTGTAGAACCTATGGACGAGATCTCAGAAAAAAATAAAGAAAAGAACCGGCAGCATTATAATAAACTCTATGCCGATTATTCTATTCGGAATATTTTGATCTGGTTAAAAGACCTGGATGGATTTCTGAAAGGAGCATCTTCCACAGAAACCAGCTGGCATGCTCTTTATCAAGATGGTTTCAAAGATAGACTTGAGGGTAAGATGGTAATGGAAATGGGATGTGGTGATTGTGTAAATGCGGCTATTATGGCAGGACTTGGGGCAAAGGTATATGCCAATGATATTGCGGAGGCAAGTGGAGAGATTATCCAAAAACTGAACAATTCCTGGAACTTTAAATATCCAATAAAATTTATAGCCGGAGATTTTCTTAATAATGAGCTTGAGTCCGAAAATTTTGATTTTGTGATAGGAAAAGCTTTTCTACACCATTTAACTCTCCCAGAAGAAAAGGATTTTTTGAGAGAAACTACCCGGCTTTTAAAGGAAAATGGAGAGGCGAGATTTTTCGAACCTGCCGTAAATTCCAGGATACTTGATGAAATTAGATGGCATATTCCGGTTAAGGGTAGGCCTTCAAAATTTCACGGAAAGGAATTTGCGGAATGGAAAGAAAATGATCCACATCCAGATAGAAGTTTTAGTTCCTCGCATTTTAGAAAGGCAGGAGCAGTTTTTTTTGAACAAATAAATATAATTCCTGTAGGGACACTTGAAAGATTTAATCGGTTAATACCCCGGGGAAATCGTAACATAAAATTTCGGAAATGGGCTTTAAAGGCCGAAAAAAAACTTCCATTCTTTTTAAATGAATATTTAACCAGAAGTCAGTTGATCGTTTATAAAAAACCGATTCGGTAAAACTTTTGAAAGTTTCGAAATAAATAAACTGAATGAACTATAAGAAATTCATTAAAAAGTCTAAAAACTTTCTTTTAACCCGTATCTGCCCAAAACCCTCTAAAGAACAGATCGAAGCTTTTGTTAGGTCTTTAAGACCGGTAGAGACAGATAAGCCTCTAATGAGGTTAGGAGGGGTCAGGGATGGCGGTTATCTTATTCCAGACGATGTTTCTAATATTAAAGCATGTTTTTCACCCGGCGTAGGTAGAACTAGCAACTTTGAGTTGGCTTGTGCCAATCTGGGTATGGAAATTTATATGGCAGACGCCTCTGTTAATTCTCCAGTAATAGATGATGATCGTTTCAACTTTTTGAAAAAATTTATAGGAGCAAAAAATAGACGAAATTTTATAACACTAGAAAACTGGCTACGCTCCACTGATATTCCTGAAGAATCTGACCTTCTACTTCAGATGGATGTGGAAGGCTATGAATATGAAATTTTGAAAAATATCAATGCTGAGATTTTGGGGCGATTTAGAATTATTGTCATTGAGTTTCATAGATTAACCTCTATAGAGTATCCATATCATTTCCATTATATAAAAAGTGCTTTTGATAAGTTACTTAAAGATCATAAATGTGTTCACATCCATCCCAATAATTGTTGCGAGTTTAGAAATATTGAAGGGGTAGAGGTGCCCGGAGCGGCTGAATTTACCTTTTTGCGAAAGGATAGAATAAATAATGAAGGAGCAGTAACCTCGTTGCCTCACCCATTAGACAGAGATAATGTTAAGGCTTTTAAAAGTATTAATCTGCCTGAATTCTGGTACAAATGAATCTTTTTAAAAGCTAATTGTCCTTTAGCTTGTTACCGGCAAAATGCTTTTAAATAGATTCATTATTTTTAACACCTAAACCCTATTTTTATCGATATATTGAAATTATTTCAAAAATATAAATGTCTTGAGAAATAAGGTTCCACCACAATATAGAAGATTATTACACTATTGATATTATGAATATAATTTTAAAGGCTGAAAATATTTCCAAGCAATATCGCCTTGGTACTGTAGGTACCGGAACCCTGGGAGACGATCTTAAGAGATGGTGGTATGGTGTGAGGGGTAAAGAAGATCCTTTTTTAAAGGTTGGGGCGATTAATGAGCGCAGCAGCATGGCATCTGAAGATTATGTCTGGGCACTCCGGGACATTAATTTTGAAGTAAATCAGGGAGAAGTACTGGGGATCATTGGTAAAAACGGCGCTGGAAAATCTACCTTGCTTAAACTCCTTTCCAGGGTGACCTCACCCACTACAGGAAGTATAAGAACGAAAGGCCGTATTGCTTCTCTTTTAGAGATAGGAACAGGTTTTCATCCAGAACTTACCGGTAGAGAGAATATATTTATGAATGGAGCAGTGTTGGGAATGAGTAGGATGGAGATCAAAAATAAACTGGAAGAGATCATCGCTTTCTCCGGTTGCGAAAAATATATAGATACCCCGGTGAAACGTTATAGTAGCGGGATGACCGTAAGACTGGGTTTTGCCGTAGCAGCCCATTTAGAACCGGAAATTTTAGTGGTAGATGAGGTGCTGGCGGTAGGAGATGCCGAATTCCAGAAAAAAGCAATTGGCAAGATGCAGGACCTTTCTACAGGTGAAGGCAGGACGGTGTTGTTTGTAAGCCATAATATGGCTAGTATCAGTAGCTTGTGTAATAGATTACTTGTGTTGAATAAAGGAGAAATATCTTATAATGGGGATCCTTACGAGGGAATCAATAATTACCTAAATGCCTATAATCCTAATAAAGAAATATCATTAAGAGAAACTGATAGAAGAAAAGGAAAGGGAGAGGTGAAAATAGTAGATATTCATTTTCTTGATAAAAAAGATAATAAGATAAGTATACTAAGAACAGGACAGCAAGTTACATTCAGAATCTTTTTTGAAAATCCTCAGAAACTTTCTTTTCAAAAGTGCAGATTAAGTTTAGCAATTGTAAAAGATGGCAAAACCTTTATCCTACTTTCAACTGAAGTGGGAACTAATCAATATTTTAAAATAATTGGAGATGGTTATATCAATTTTAAAATTAATAAATTTCCTTTAACGAAATCTAATTACAAATTGGATTTATATCTTGAGACTGACGGAGAAATACAAGATTGGATAGAAGAGGGTTCTGAAATTATTGTTGAAGATGATTCTTTTTACGCCAATGGAATAAATTATCCTAGAGGCTGGCATGGTAAAACTGTTCTAATCAATTATTCTTCATCTATTAATACAATATAATTTAATGTTGGAAACATTGGTAAAAAAAATTACATGTCGGCTATTTACAAATAATAAACGGAAAGATAAATTTTTGAGATTTTTATTTCGAAGTCTTGATAGAGATCCTTTGACTTTTGCGTATAATAATATTGGTATTTTAAACTATCAAAACGATATTATTAGTGGAGAAAGGAACTTAATTCATAATATACTGCCTGAATATTTTTCTAAAAAAGAGACTAATATTCTATTTGACGTTGGTGCAAATTCAGGGAGTTACAGCCAAAATTTAGCTCAAGCATTTCCGAATTCTACTATTTATTCTTTCGAGCCAAACAAAAATTCTTATAAAAAATTAAAACATAACATTGCTAATTATAGACAGATTAAATGTTTTCAAATTGGTTTTGGTAATGAAAAAGTAACTAAGACACTCTATACTTATTCAGATGAATTGGATAGTGAGCATGCAAGTATTTATAAAGATGTTTTCAAAGATATTCATACAACTAATAAACTCAAATCTATTCTAATAGAACTGATTTGTTTGGATGACTTTTGTCGGGATCATAACATAAATTTTATTGATTTTTTGAAAATAGACACTGAAGGCAATGAGATTGAAGTACTAAAAGGGGGGCAAAATATGATTAAAGAAGGTAAAATTAAAATTATCCAATTTGAATTTAATGAGATGAATATTATTTCCCGAGTATTTCTTAAAGATTTTTATAATTTACTTAGCGAATATAAAATTTATAGATTAATGGAAAATCATATTGATCCAATAATTAATTACAATTCTGTAAATGAAATTTTTAAATTTCAAAATCTGTTAGCAATTCATAAAAATGTTTGAAACTCCAATTTTATTTATTGTTTTTAATCGTCCTGATGTTACAGTTAGAGTTTTCAAAGAGATTAAAAAACAAAAACCAAAATTTTTGTTTATTGCAGCTGATGGGCCACGAGTAGGTTTTGAAGATGATATTGATAAATGCAGAAAAGTGAGAGAGATAGTTTTGAATAGTGTAGATTGGGATTGTGAGATAAAAACTTTATTCAGGAACAAGAATTTAGGATGCGGTAAAGCTGTTTCTGGAGCAATAGACTGGTTTTTTGAGAATGTCGAGATGGGTATCATCTTGGAAGATGATTGCTTACCAAATCATAGTTTTTTTGGTTTTTGTAAAATATTATTGGAGAGGTATAAGCATGAAGATCAAGTCTATGCCATTAGTGGTAATAATTTTCAAGATGGTATTCAAAGAGGAGAGGCGTCTTATTACTTTTCAAATTATGGATTTATATGGGGTTGGGCTACCTGGCGAAGAGCTTGGAATAGATATGACTATAAATTGAAGGATTTAGATAAATTTAAAAAGCAAAAATTAATCAAGAGGATAGATAAGAGAAGAAATTTTCAATCTTATTGGTATCAAATTTTTGATGAAGTTTATCAAAATAAAATTGATACTTGGGATTATCAATGGTTATTTGCAATCTGGTATAATAAGGGAATGGTAGCTTTGCCAAATGTGAATCTAGTTTCCAATATTGGATTCGGTGAAGAAGCGACCCACACTATTGATTATACTCCTCTTTCAAAAGTTCCCACAAAGAATGTTGGATTAATAAGGCATCCTAAAAACATTGAGGTAAATAAAAAAGCTGATAAATATCTTACAGAAAAAGTATACGGAATTATAGAACAAAACAATATTCTTATTAGAAGATTTATACCAGATATCATTAAAAAGTTGATAGCAAAATTATTAAAAATTACGAGATAATTTTTTCAAATTTATATGTATCATGATGCTTAAAAAATTTAAAAAAGCTTTTCAGAACCTTGTTTTTAGTAATATACAGATAGTTGATTCTAATTGTAGCCAAACTAAAATTTTGCTTTCTAATAGTTTAATCCAAAACGGTAAAATTTGGTCATCATTATTAAAAGAAAAAAATATAAAAACCTTGAGCGATGCTGAGTTTAAGGTTTTTTCTCAGTGGGGAGACGATGGAATCATTCAATATCTTATTAACTATCTTTCAATTGAAAATAAAACATTTGTAGAGTTTGGGGTTGAGGATTATCAGGAAGCTAATACAAGGTTTTTATTAATTAATGATAATTGGTCTGGTTTAGTTATGGACGGTAGCCAACAAAATATTTCTAAAATCAGGCAGGATGAAATATTTTGGAAACATGATTTGAGGATCAAAGCTGGCTTTATAACCGCTGAGAATATCAATGAATTAATCAAAGAGGAAGGTATCCAAGGTGAAATTGGGTTATTGCATATTGATATTGATGGGAATGATTACTGGATCTGGAAAGCTTTAGAGGTTGTAGATCCTATTATAATGATTGTTGAATATAACAGTGTATTTGGTAGTGAGAGAGCTATTACTGTTCCTTATTCAGATGATTTTTATAGATTTAAAGCACATTATAGTGGTTTATATGCAGGTGCTTCTTTAAAAGCTTTATGCGATCTAGGACAAATGAAAGGATATGATTTTATTGGTAGTAATAGTGCCGGTAACAATGCATATTTTGTAAAAAAAGGATTTTGTAAGGATTTAAAAATTTTGAATTCTGAAACTGGATATATAGAATCTAGATTTCGAGAGTCTAGAGATGCAAACGGGAATTTAAATTATAAAAGAGCAGGAGACAGAATTGAGGTAATAAGGGATTTGCCCATTTATAATACAGAAACTAACCAGATAGAAAAAATATAATGGGAGAATTAAAATACCCGGTTTACCAGCCCAGTTTAAATGGTAATGAGAAAAAATATGTGAATGAATGTTTAGATTCTACCTGGATCTCGGGTAAAGGTAAGTTTATTGACAAATTTGAAAAGGATTTTGCAAAATACATAGGTTCTAATCATGCAACCGGAGTTTGCAATGGCACAGTAGCCTTGCATCTTGCTCTTGAAGCACTGGGCATAGGAGAAGGGGATGAAGTAATTGTGCCTACGCTTACTTATGTCGCCTCAGTAAATGCTATAACCTACACCGGTGCAAAACCTGTTTTTGTTGATTCTTTAGAAACAACCTGGCAAATTGATCCTGAAGATGTTATAGCTAAAATCACCTCTAAAACCAAAGCTGTTTTATGCGTTCACTTATATGGTCACCCCTGTGAGATGGAGAGACTTGTAAAGGTATGTAATGAGTACAGCTTGTTCCTAATTGAAGATTGTGCAGAAGCTATAGGCTCGAAATATAAAGGTAAGCATGTTGGGGTTTTTGGAGATGTTGCAACATTTAGCTTTTATGGAAATAAAACTATTACAACAGGCGAAGGGGGAATGGTGGTTACCAATGACAAAACTTTATACGATAGACTTGTTCATTTAAAAGGTCAGGGTCTTGCTAAATATAGGGAATACTGGCATGATGCCATTGGTTATAATTATCGGATGACGAATATTTGTGCTGCTATCGGTTTGGCGCAATTGGAACAAATTGATAATATCCTGAAAAAAAAGAAACAAATTGCTGGCTGGTATAAATACGGTTTTGAGGATTCTGGGTTTATTCTACAGGAAAAAGCTGAGGAATGCGAGAATTCTTTTTGGATGTGTACTATCTTAATACCCCACGGATTGGACCGAGAAGCGTTAAAGGAATTTTTAATTAATCATGGAGTTGAGACACGTCCAATGTTTTATCCGGTACATACCATGCCAATTTATTCTCAAAAATATGAAAAACACCAGATTGCTGAAAATTTAGCAAGAAGAGGAATTAATTTACCAAGTTACCCTGGTTTGAGTAAAGAAAATGTAAAGGAAATTATTGATCTTCTTAAGATTTTTAAATGATATGAGGGTAGTATTATGTGGATATAATTGGATTGGGTGTAAAGTATTAAAAGAGCTACTGAACTTAAATTATGAGGTTTTTGTATATACTCATGAGAATCCCCCACACATTAATAGTCTTCTTCAATTATGCGAAAAATTAAATATAAATTGTACTACAGAAAAAATAGCACTTACCAATTTACCGTTTAAACCTAATTTAATTTGCAGCATTTATTATAGATATATCATTGAAGAAAATGTAATTGCGGCTGTAGATGGAAAAATTTTTAACTTACATCCATCACTACTCCCAAAATATAGAGGTTGTAGTAGTATTACCTGGGCGATGATTAATAATGAAAAAAAAGTTGGTTTTACTTTTCATTATATAGATAGTGGTATTGATAGTGGAAATATTATTCTTCAAAAAGAAATACTAATTGAAGAATGGGATACTCAAATCACACTTTATCACAGAATAATGTTCAGAGCTGCAGAATATTTTAAAGAAGTAATTAATGCAGTTTTAGACGGCGATAAAGGTATTTCTCAAAATAATTCGTTGGAATATTATAAAAGAGGATGTCCTTTTGACGGAGAAATTAATCCCGAATGGTCAGAGGATAAAATTGAAAGATTTATTAGAGCCATGAATTACCCTCCTTTACCTTATGCAACATTTAAAGGTTATATCATAAAATCAATTAATGACTACAAATTGATTATCGAAAATTTAAAAAGAGATAGATAGTGGAAATTATACGTCTCATTTTTCAATCGTATTAATATTTATATTAAAAATTTCCGATAAAAAATTAATCTTTTAGTATAATGATAAAATGAGTAACATATTAATAAACATTCCACAAATAGATAAGGCATATGGCGGTGTTTATCAATATTCTATAGCCTTGATAAAAATTCTAGCGGAAAGTAATTTGTCCCATGAGTTTTTTATTTTTTGTCATAATCCTGATCCAATCATTATTGAAATAATTAATAAATATCCTAATTTCCATCATCCCAAACCTCCAAATTTATTATACTTACGTGGAGAAACATTTTTCCAAATATTTTTAAATAAACTTTTTCGACGGTTTAAAATCAAAAGGAAATTTTATAAGGAAGATATATATGATTGGTTGGTAAAAACTTTCGATATTGACATCATACATAGTCCCTTCCAGATTAATGTAAAGAAAGATAGTGTAAAAAGTATTACCACATTACACGATGTACAGGAATTACACTTTCCTGAATTCTTTACTTCTGCACAAAGAGCCCAGCGTGCTGTTAATTACAAAAAAGCAATTGACGAAGCAGATGCTGTAATTGTAAGTTATAATCATGTAAAAAAGGACATTCTTAAATATTTTAATAAACAAGAAGACAAGGTGCATACAATATTACTGGATATGCAAAAATTATGGTTTGAAAAAATTGAGAATATAGATTTTGTTAAACTTCAAGAGAAGTACAAGCTTCCTTCAAAGTTTATATTATACCCTGCTTCAACTTGGAAACATAAAAATCATTTAAAATTGCTAGAAGCTATAAAGTATCTTAATGATCCTGAAATCCAATTAATTTGCACGGGTAATTTGATAGAAAATTTTAATATTAACATTTTGCCTATGATTAAAGAAAATCATCTTTCAAATCAGGTAAGATTTTTGGGTATTGTTTCAGATGAAGAATTGTTGAAATTATATAAGACTTGTCGTGCTGTTATAGTTCCAACTTTATATGAAGCCGGAAGCTTCCCGCTTATGGAAAGCATATTATTGAACGTACCAGTGATTTGTTCTAACGTAACTTCGTTACCAGAAACTATCAAAGATGATAAGTTCACATTTGACCCTCTGGATGTAAAGGATATGGCTCGAAAAATAAATAAAATTTGGGGTGATGATCATTATAGAGATCTTAATTTAGCTAGAATAAAAATTCAGGCAGAGAAATTAAGATTTAATAATGCAGGGTTAAAAATTAATAAAGTCTATGAAACTTTATTAAACACTTAAGTATGAATGATTTTAGTAAAATTAAAAAAGCACTGATTACCGGAATTACAGGTCAGGATGGAGCTTACCTGGCAGAATTTCTTCTGGATAAAGGCTACGAAGTTCATGGTATTAAAAGAAGGAGTTCCTCGTTTAATACAGATAGGGTTGACCATCTCTACCAGGACCCTCATGAAAA contains these protein-coding regions:
- a CDS encoding formyltransferase family protein; translation: MRVVLCGYNWIGCKVLKELLNLNYEVFVYTHENPPHINSLLQLCEKLNINCTTEKIALTNLPFKPNLICSIYYRYIIEENVIAAVDGKIFNLHPSLLPKYRGCSSITWAMINNEKKVGFTFHYIDSGIDSGNIILQKEILIEEWDTQITLYHRIMFRAAEYFKEVINAVLDGDKGISQNNSLEYYKRGCPFDGEINPEWSEDKIERFIRAMNYPPLPYATFKGYIIKSINDYKLIIENLKRDR
- a CDS encoding FkbM family methyltransferase, translating into MLETLVKKITCRLFTNNKRKDKFLRFLFRSLDRDPLTFAYNNIGILNYQNDIISGERNLIHNILPEYFSKKETNILFDVGANSGSYSQNLAQAFPNSTIYSFEPNKNSYKKLKHNIANYRQIKCFQIGFGNEKVTKTLYTYSDELDSEHASIYKDVFKDIHTTNKLKSILIELICLDDFCRDHNINFIDFLKIDTEGNEIEVLKGGQNMIKEGKIKIIQFEFNEMNIISRVFLKDFYNLLSEYKIYRLMENHIDPIINYNSVNEIFKFQNLLAIHKNV
- a CDS encoding ABC transporter ATP-binding protein; the encoded protein is MNIILKAENISKQYRLGTVGTGTLGDDLKRWWYGVRGKEDPFLKVGAINERSSMASEDYVWALRDINFEVNQGEVLGIIGKNGAGKSTLLKLLSRVTSPTTGSIRTKGRIASLLEIGTGFHPELTGRENIFMNGAVLGMSRMEIKNKLEEIIAFSGCEKYIDTPVKRYSSGMTVRLGFAVAAHLEPEILVVDEVLAVGDAEFQKKAIGKMQDLSTGEGRTVLFVSHNMASISSLCNRLLVLNKGEISYNGDPYEGINNYLNAYNPNKEISLRETDRRKGKGEVKIVDIHFLDKKDNKISILRTGQQVTFRIFFENPQKLSFQKCRLSLAIVKDGKTFILLSTEVGTNQYFKIIGDGYINFKINKFPLTKSNYKLDLYLETDGEIQDWIEEGSEIIVEDDSFYANGINYPRGWHGKTVLINYSSSINTI
- a CDS encoding glycosyltransferase family 4 protein is translated as MSNILINIPQIDKAYGGVYQYSIALIKILAESNLSHEFFIFCHNPDPIIIEIINKYPNFHHPKPPNLLYLRGETFFQIFLNKLFRRFKIKRKFYKEDIYDWLVKTFDIDIIHSPFQINVKKDSVKSITTLHDVQELHFPEFFTSAQRAQRAVNYKKAIDEADAVIVSYNHVKKDILKYFNKQEDKVHTILLDMQKLWFEKIENIDFVKLQEKYKLPSKFILYPASTWKHKNHLKLLEAIKYLNDPEIQLICTGNLIENFNINILPMIKENHLSNQVRFLGIVSDEELLKLYKTCRAVIVPTLYEAGSFPLMESILLNVPVICSNVTSLPETIKDDKFTFDPLDVKDMARKINKIWGDDHYRDLNLARIKIQAEKLRFNNAGLKINKVYETLLNT
- a CDS encoding DegT/DnrJ/EryC1/StrS family aminotransferase, whose protein sequence is MGELKYPVYQPSLNGNEKKYVNECLDSTWISGKGKFIDKFEKDFAKYIGSNHATGVCNGTVALHLALEALGIGEGDEVIVPTLTYVASVNAITYTGAKPVFVDSLETTWQIDPEDVIAKITSKTKAVLCVHLYGHPCEMERLVKVCNEYSLFLIEDCAEAIGSKYKGKHVGVFGDVATFSFYGNKTITTGEGGMVVTNDKTLYDRLVHLKGQGLAKYREYWHDAIGYNYRMTNICAAIGLAQLEQIDNILKKKKQIAGWYKYGFEDSGFILQEKAEECENSFWMCTILIPHGLDREALKEFLINHGVETRPMFYPVHTMPIYSQKYEKHQIAENLARRGINLPSYPGLSKENVKEIIDLLKIFK